From a single Photobacterium gaetbulicola Gung47 genomic region:
- a CDS encoding putative 16S rRNA uridine-516 pseudouridylate synthase (COG1187): protein MSQNQPTKGAANGVQSQAVRLNKFISDTGYCSRREADKLIDQGRVTINGQQPEMGVKVMPGDEVLVDDKPLRAKEQPIYIALNKPAGITCTTERHVKDNIVDFIGHRKRIFPIGRLDKPSDGLIFLTNDGDIVNKILRAGNSHEKEYVVRVDKPITQEFIDKMASGVEILDTVTLPCKVTKETNYSFRIVLTQGLNRQIRRMCEALGYDVFKLRRVRIMNISIDGLPNGKWRYLTEAEIAEIHSLIADSSKTEEASKVDGEGKNIKKATDAKLFDSRQQAKQDGDGKIKYKTYKGKGEPNRRRGGERSERDDRAAHGRGQGRGQGRGQGQGQGQGQGRQDERRSPRPGRGVQPGHRRTQRDEEAPRSHSGGSSRILKWKSPKSE from the coding sequence ATGTCTCAAAATCAGCCTACCAAGGGTGCTGCAAACGGCGTTCAGAGCCAGGCAGTACGACTTAACAAATTTATCAGTGATACAGGCTATTGCTCACGCCGTGAGGCGGACAAGCTTATTGATCAAGGAAGGGTGACCATCAATGGTCAGCAGCCCGAGATGGGCGTCAAAGTCATGCCGGGTGATGAAGTGCTGGTCGATGATAAGCCGCTTCGTGCCAAAGAGCAGCCGATTTATATCGCGCTGAACAAGCCGGCCGGTATTACCTGTACCACCGAGCGCCATGTCAAAGACAACATTGTTGATTTCATTGGCCACCGTAAGCGTATTTTCCCGATTGGCCGCTTGGATAAGCCTTCTGATGGTTTGATTTTCCTGACCAACGATGGCGATATCGTCAACAAGATCCTGCGAGCCGGTAACTCGCACGAGAAAGAGTATGTGGTGCGGGTCGACAAACCAATTACCCAGGAGTTTATCGACAAGATGGCGTCAGGGGTTGAGATCCTTGATACCGTGACCTTGCCTTGTAAGGTGACCAAGGAAACCAACTACTCATTCCGTATCGTGTTAACCCAAGGTCTGAACCGCCAGATCCGCCGTATGTGTGAAGCGCTGGGCTACGATGTCTTCAAGCTGCGACGGGTTCGTATCATGAATATCAGTATCGATGGGCTGCCAAACGGCAAGTGGCGTTACCTGACCGAGGCCGAAATTGCCGAGATCCACAGCCTGATTGCGGACTCGAGCAAAACCGAAGAAGCCTCCAAGGTTGACGGTGAAGGCAAGAACATCAAGAAAGCAACGGATGCCAAGCTGTTTGATAGCCGCCAGCAAGCCAAGCAAGATGGTGACGGCAAGATCAAATACAAGACCTACAAAGGCAAGGGCGAACCGAATCGCCGCCGTGGTGGCGAGCGCAGTGAGCGTGATGACCGTGCCGCGCACGGTAGAGGGCAAGGTCGCGGCCAAGGCCGTGGGCAGGGGCAAGGTCAGGGGCAAGGTCAGGGCCGTCAGGACGAGCGCAGAAGTCCGCGCCCGGGCCGCGGCGTTCAGCCGGGTCACCGTCGCACTCAGCGTGATGAAGAAGCGCCGCGCTCACACAGTGGTGGTTCAAGCCGGATCCTGAAGTGGAAATCACCAAAATCTGAATAA
- a CDS encoding chorismate synthase (COG0082), whose product MAGNTIGQQFRVTTFGESHGLALGCIIDGCPPGLALTEADMQYDLDRRRPGTSKYTTQRREPDEVKILSGVFEGQTTGTSIGLLIENTDQRSKDYSNIKDLFRPGHADYTYHQKYGIRDYRGGGRSSARETAMRVAAGAVAKKYLKQVHGIEVRAYLSQMGDVKIDKVDWEQIEQNAFFCPDIDKVEAFDELIRKLKKEGDSIGAKLTVVANNVPVGLGEPVFDRLDADIAHSLMSINAVKGVEIGDGFDVVEQRGSEHRDAMSPEGFKSNHAGGILGGISSGQDIVAHIALKPTSSITVPGETITRQGETAEVITKGRHDPCVGIRAVPIAEAMLAITLMDHLLRHRGQNADVLTETPKI is encoded by the coding sequence ATGGCAGGCAATACTATTGGACAACAATTTCGCGTCACCACTTTTGGTGAGAGTCATGGGCTGGCACTGGGCTGTATTATTGACGGTTGCCCTCCGGGATTGGCGCTGACCGAAGCGGATATGCAATACGATCTGGACCGTCGCCGTCCGGGTACCTCGAAGTACACCACCCAGCGTCGCGAGCCGGATGAAGTCAAAATCCTCTCAGGGGTGTTTGAAGGCCAGACGACCGGTACTTCTATTGGCCTGTTGATTGAAAACACCGACCAGCGTTCGAAAGATTACTCGAACATCAAAGACTTGTTCCGCCCTGGTCATGCTGATTATACCTATCACCAGAAATACGGGATCCGTGATTACCGCGGCGGAGGCCGCTCTTCTGCTCGCGAAACTGCAATGCGCGTAGCTGCTGGTGCGGTGGCCAAGAAGTACCTCAAGCAGGTCCATGGTATTGAAGTACGTGCTTACTTGTCGCAGATGGGCGATGTCAAAATCGACAAGGTTGATTGGGAGCAGATCGAGCAAAATGCTTTCTTCTGTCCAGATATTGATAAAGTCGAAGCCTTCGACGAGCTGATCCGCAAGCTGAAGAAAGAAGGGGACTCCATCGGTGCCAAGCTGACAGTGGTCGCAAACAATGTCCCTGTTGGTTTGGGTGAGCCGGTATTCGACCGCCTTGACGCTGACATTGCCCATTCGCTGATGAGCATCAATGCGGTGAAAGGGGTGGAAATTGGTGACGGTTTTGATGTGGTCGAGCAGCGCGGCAGCGAGCACCGTGATGCGATGAGCCCAGAAGGCTTCAAGTCCAACCACGCCGGTGGCATTTTGGGCGGTATTTCCTCGGGTCAAGATATCGTGGCACACATTGCGCTTAAGCCAACTTCGAGCATTACCGTACCGGGGGAGACGATCACTAGGCAGGGCGAAACTGCAGAGGTGATCACCAAAGGCCGCCATGACCCATGTGTGGGTATCCGCGCCGTACCGATTGCTGAGGCGATGCTGGCGATAACCTTGATGGATCACCTGCTGCGCCACCGTGGCCAGAATGCCGATGTGCTTACCGAAACTCCAAAGATCTAA
- a CDS encoding inner membrane protein (COG2860) — protein MLLTTLYIIGITAEAMTGALAAGKRHMDWFGVMLVASATAIGGGTVRDVLLGHYPLGWVANPQYLAITCLAGLFTTMVAPQVVRFHKVFVLLDSLGLIVFSIIGCRVAMDMGLSPLICLVAAVVTGVFGGLLRDLICRRPPLVLQKEFYASVAFISGGMYFGLLYLGVEETIVTISTLVVGFCIRIAAVQFGWSLPVFSFDEVETVKESREAPES, from the coding sequence ATGCTATTAACAACTCTATACATCATCGGGATCACGGCTGAAGCTATGACTGGGGCTTTGGCTGCGGGTAAACGTCACATGGACTGGTTTGGTGTCATGCTCGTGGCCAGTGCCACGGCGATTGGCGGCGGTACCGTCCGTGATGTTTTGCTGGGCCACTACCCGCTGGGTTGGGTTGCTAACCCGCAGTACTTGGCGATTACCTGCCTGGCCGGACTCTTTACCACCATGGTGGCACCGCAAGTGGTTCGCTTCCATAAAGTGTTTGTCTTGCTGGACTCGCTGGGGTTGATTGTCTTTAGCATTATCGGCTGTCGCGTGGCAATGGACATGGGCCTATCGCCATTGATCTGTCTGGTTGCCGCTGTCGTCACGGGTGTATTTGGTGGCCTGCTAAGAGATTTGATCTGCCGCCGCCCGCCACTGGTGCTACAAAAAGAGTTTTATGCATCAGTTGCCTTCATTTCGGGTGGCATGTACTTCGGCTTGCTCTACTTGGGCGTAGAAGAAACCATTGTCACGATCAGTACGCTTGTGGTGGGTTTCTGCATTCGCATTGCCGCAGTACAGTTCGGTTGGAGTTTACCCGTCTTTAGTTTTGACGAAGTGGAAACGGTTAAGGAGAGTCGAGAAGCACCTGAGAGTTAA
- a CDS encoding putative long-chain fatty acid transport protein (COG2067): MNKNKITLSLAAALTLGFSTSTMAAGFQLAEYSATGLGRAFAGEAAMADNASAQFRNPAMLTYLEGTQVSVGAIYVDPNIDVEGDLSIAGHKVSTTKASDIAHSAVIPNFYISHRVNEQWAVGLAMATNYGMETELGGDFMATLFGDQANIMSVEINPNVAYKINDQFSIGAGVRYVMGEGHFGASVPTNLPPMLEDAVDSWKGQNLKYMEGDDSAWGWQLGGAWQINENHRIGVNYRSAVDLKLKGEASGLLYGGVHSGSMALTLPATAEIASFHQLTDKLAMHASFNWTDWSSFDKLEANIPSLGATPDLIKEENWEDNYRIALGATYQYTSKLAVRTGVAYDTSAVSSEHRTQTIPETDRLWLSLGAGYQWSDALSFDAGFTYIFAKDASMSETEVLPIDQGIPVNFTGETTGNVWLVGVQANYKF, translated from the coding sequence ATGAACAAAAACAAAATTACTCTTTCGCTTGCAGCAGCGTTAACACTGGGCTTTAGCACCAGCACTATGGCAGCCGGCTTCCAGCTTGCCGAATATTCCGCAACCGGCCTTGGCCGCGCGTTTGCCGGTGAAGCCGCGATGGCAGACAATGCCAGCGCCCAGTTCCGTAACCCGGCTATGCTGACCTACCTGGAAGGTACCCAAGTTTCTGTCGGTGCTATCTATGTTGATCCGAACATCGATGTCGAAGGTGACCTAAGCATCGCAGGCCATAAAGTGTCCACCACCAAAGCCAGCGATATTGCCCACTCAGCAGTGATCCCTAACTTTTATATCTCACACCGAGTGAACGAGCAGTGGGCCGTTGGCCTTGCAATGGCGACCAACTACGGCATGGAAACCGAATTGGGTGGCGACTTCATGGCAACCCTGTTTGGTGACCAAGCCAATATCATGTCGGTGGAAATCAACCCGAACGTGGCCTACAAGATCAACGACCAATTCAGCATCGGTGCGGGCGTGCGCTACGTGATGGGTGAAGGCCATTTCGGCGCATCGGTACCAACCAACCTTCCACCAATGCTGGAAGACGCAGTTGACAGCTGGAAAGGCCAAAACTTGAAATATATGGAAGGCGACGACTCTGCCTGGGGTTGGCAGCTAGGTGGTGCTTGGCAGATCAATGAAAATCATCGTATTGGTGTCAACTACCGCTCTGCTGTCGACCTGAAGCTGAAAGGTGAAGCTTCTGGCCTACTGTATGGCGGTGTTCATTCTGGCAGCATGGCACTGACCCTGCCAGCCACCGCAGAGATTGCCAGCTTCCACCAGTTAACCGACAAACTAGCGATGCATGCCAGCTTCAACTGGACTGACTGGAGCAGCTTCGACAAGCTTGAAGCCAATATTCCTTCTCTCGGTGCAACGCCTGATCTGATCAAAGAAGAAAACTGGGAAGACAACTATCGTATCGCTTTGGGTGCAACGTACCAGTACACCAGCAAACTGGCTGTACGCACCGGTGTGGCTTACGATACCTCAGCAGTAAGCAGTGAACACCGTACCCAGACCATCCCAGAAACTGACCGCCTATGGCTGAGCTTGGGTGCGGGTTACCAGTGGTCTGACGCATTGAGCTTTGATGCTGGCTTTACCTACATCTTCGCCAAAGACGCCTCAATGAGTGAAACCGAAGTTCTGCCAATCGACCAAGGTATCCCGGTCAACTTTACCGGTGAAACCACCGGTAACGTATGGCTAGTCGGTGTTCAGGCCAACTACAAGTTCTGA
- a CDS encoding putative long-chain fatty acid transport protein (COG2067) produces the protein MNKKRLFTKSLVAVAITMASQQAMAAGFQLNSQSATGLGRAFAGDAVIADNASVMSRNAAAMALFDSPELSLGLNVIDTDIDVKNVNYKVLNPSSGGYNEFGLGNQSVGDVSYVPNIYYIHPINDQWAIGAGIYSNFGTKTEFSDDFAANEFGGLTDVKSINFALSASYRINEQWSVGGGLDIIYGSGELKRSNSNLSPAPGGALVDVDADGVGFGFNLGTVYELNENHRFGLSYRYSPELEVDGDMFYAGAKSGNPDISGDKLKIALPDMAEFSGYHRLNQQFAVHYSVQWIGWSAFEDLNTTGGDVLNTYEWQDGWHYAIGGTYYLNSDWTLRAGYMYDTSAQDKKTSISVPDSDRNWFSGGFTYHIDSKSNIDFGVTYLVGKDVQASEGLMVDGVPVPVTSVTATTRANAWLYGIQYSRSF, from the coding sequence ATGAACAAGAAGCGTCTGTTTACAAAGTCTCTGGTTGCTGTTGCAATCACGATGGCTTCACAACAAGCAATGGCGGCTGGCTTCCAGCTTAACTCTCAATCCGCAACAGGCCTTGGCCGTGCATTCGCCGGTGATGCAGTAATCGCCGATAACGCATCCGTAATGTCCCGCAACGCAGCGGCAATGGCGCTGTTTGACTCTCCTGAGCTTTCGCTGGGTCTCAATGTTATTGATACTGATATTGACGTAAAGAATGTCAACTATAAGGTTCTAAATCCAAGCTCTGGTGGATATAACGAATTTGGACTAGGTAACCAGTCTGTTGGTGATGTTTCGTATGTACCAAATATCTACTACATCCACCCAATCAATGACCAGTGGGCAATCGGTGCCGGCATTTACTCTAACTTCGGTACCAAAACCGAATTCAGTGATGATTTCGCCGCTAACGAATTCGGCGGTCTGACCGATGTGAAGAGCATTAACTTTGCTTTATCCGCCTCTTACCGCATCAACGAGCAGTGGAGTGTCGGTGGTGGCCTGGACATCATCTACGGTTCAGGTGAACTAAAACGTTCAAACTCAAACCTATCTCCAGCTCCAGGCGGCGCTCTTGTTGATGTTGATGCAGACGGAGTTGGCTTTGGTTTTAACCTTGGTACAGTTTATGAGCTAAACGAAAACCACCGCTTCGGCCTGTCTTACCGCTACAGCCCTGAGCTAGAAGTAGACGGTGATATGTTCTACGCGGGTGCGAAAAGCGGCAACCCAGATATCAGTGGTGACAAACTGAAAATCGCTCTGCCAGATATGGCTGAGTTCTCAGGTTACCATCGTTTGAACCAGCAATTTGCGGTTCACTATAGCGTACAGTGGATTGGCTGGAGCGCATTCGAAGACCTAAATACCACCGGCGGCGATGTACTAAATACTTACGAGTGGCAGGATGGCTGGCACTACGCTATCGGTGGTACCTACTACCTGAACAGCGACTGGACCCTACGTGCCGGTTACATGTATGACACCAGTGCCCAGGATAAGAAAACATCAATCTCGGTACCTGATTCAGACCGTAACTGGTTCTCGGGCGGTTTCACCTACCACATCGACAGCAAGTCTAATATCGACTTTGGTGTAACATACTTGGTTGGTAAAGATGTTCAAGCCTCTGAAGGGCTAATGGTTGATGGTGTTCCAGTACCAGTAACATCAGTTACAGCAACAACCCGTGCTAATGCATGGCTATACGGTATCCAGTACAGCCGTTCGTTCTAA
- a CDS encoding hypothetical protein (COG1080,COG1925,COG3412) — protein MDDLEFRRRLLADPSDSSQDMAEARNASIANRKLSDELQQLDSKLEQAMKVDVPDDLADRILFHQTGQPTSMSIKPRALVALAASVAFVFGLFIGQYNQGISTNNPPLEIAQIALEHVQAEAPFIDGIDESVTLSQVNAKLTPFGSSFNDIPGHIYYVNHCGFGDKNALHMVMDTPQGKVTVFIVPEPSPAMTPFTNQSMQGVVVPVSNASLIVVGEKGQDVSPVAKTLRNKLSWEI, from the coding sequence ATGGATGATCTAGAATTCCGCCGCCGACTCTTGGCTGATCCCTCTGATAGCAGCCAAGACATGGCTGAGGCGCGCAACGCATCAATCGCTAACCGCAAGTTATCTGATGAGCTCCAACAGCTCGACAGCAAGCTAGAGCAGGCAATGAAAGTGGACGTACCTGACGATCTGGCTGACCGTATTCTGTTCCATCAAACCGGACAGCCCACCTCGATGAGTATCAAACCGCGCGCCCTTGTTGCCCTGGCCGCGTCCGTCGCGTTTGTTTTCGGCTTGTTTATTGGCCAATACAATCAGGGGATCAGTACCAACAATCCGCCGCTGGAAATTGCCCAGATTGCACTGGAGCATGTACAGGCCGAAGCTCCGTTTATCGATGGTATCGATGAGTCCGTTACCCTCAGTCAGGTTAACGCCAAACTAACGCCTTTCGGTTCATCATTTAACGATATCCCCGGCCACATTTATTACGTGAACCATTGTGGCTTTGGCGATAAAAATGCACTGCATATGGTGATGGATACGCCACAGGGTAAAGTCACTGTCTTTATCGTCCCCGAGCCGTCACCGGCGATGACACCGTTCACCAACCAATCAATGCAAGGGGTGGTCGTACCGGTTAGCAATGCCAGCCTGATCGTTGTCGGGGAAAAAGGACAAGATGTCTCCCCTGTCGCCAAGACGCTTCGCAATAAGTTGAGTTGGGAAATTTAA
- a CDS encoding RNA polymerase sigma factor (COG1595), with protein sequence MIKSFFRKKKPEASVSVDMKKQRRYEALVRAWHRDLYRYAYWLCHDPHIAEDLVQETCLRAWRSLDSLQDDKAAKSWLITILRRENARRFERKQLDLVDIDDYAIADTHSNGSESDLEQQMLRKQIMKLAPEYREPLVLQVMAGFSGEEIADILGLNRNTVMTRLFRARNQLKEQLEKHTEQRGQHNG encoded by the coding sequence ATGATTAAGTCTTTTTTTCGAAAGAAAAAGCCCGAAGCCTCGGTCTCTGTGGATATGAAAAAGCAAAGACGATACGAAGCCCTGGTCAGGGCCTGGCATCGGGATCTCTACCGCTACGCATACTGGCTATGCCACGACCCTCATATTGCGGAGGACTTGGTGCAGGAAACCTGTTTGCGGGCATGGCGCTCTCTCGATAGCCTTCAAGATGATAAAGCCGCCAAATCCTGGTTGATCACTATCCTACGTCGGGAGAATGCCCGTCGCTTCGAGCGCAAGCAGCTGGATTTGGTCGATATCGATGACTATGCCATCGCCGACACCCATTCCAATGGCAGCGAAAGTGATTTGGAGCAACAAATGCTACGCAAGCAGATAATGAAACTGGCTCCTGAATACAGGGAACCGTTAGTATTGCAGGTAATGGCTGGATTTAGCGGGGAGGAGATTGCCGATATCCTGGGCCTGAACCGCAATACCGTGATGACGCGCTTGTTCCGCGCCAGAAACCAACTCAAAGAGCAGCTCGAAAAACACACTGAGCAAAGGGGGCAGCACAATGGATGA
- a CDS encoding 3-ketoacyl-CoA thiolase (COG0183), protein MTRLQKLTTSQGERIAVVSGLRTPFARQSTAFDGVPALDMGKMVVSEMLQQVDIDPKLIDQVVFGQVVQMPEAPNIAREIVLGTGMDIGTDAYSVTRACATSFQAAANVAESIISGTIDIGIAGGADSSSVLPIGVSKHLAATLLALSKAKTMSKRLKLLSKLSVKDLMPVPPAVAEYSTGLSMGQTAEQMAKSHGITRQEQDALAHRSHTLAAQAWRDGLIQDEVITAFPEPYRQWIDKDNNIREDSSLESYAKLRPAFDRKYGSVTAANSTPLTDGAAALLLMREGRAKELGLKPLGYIRSYAFSAIGVEQDMLMGPSYATPMALDRAGVTLRDLTLIDMHEAFAAQALANVKMFGSTQFAKEKLGRSEAIGEIDMEKFNVLGGSIAYGHPFAATGARMITQTLRELQRRGGGLALNTACAAGGLGAAMILEAE, encoded by the coding sequence ATGACACGTCTCCAAAAGCTCACGACCTCACAGGGTGAGCGCATCGCCGTTGTAAGTGGATTACGTACCCCCTTTGCCCGCCAGTCCACCGCGTTTGACGGTGTACCGGCGTTGGACATGGGGAAAATGGTTGTCAGTGAAATGCTCCAGCAGGTGGATATTGATCCCAAGCTGATTGATCAGGTGGTATTTGGCCAGGTGGTTCAGATGCCCGAAGCGCCGAATATTGCCCGTGAGATTGTACTGGGTACCGGCATGGATATTGGCACCGATGCCTACAGCGTCACCCGTGCCTGTGCGACCAGCTTCCAGGCCGCTGCCAATGTGGCAGAGAGCATTATATCGGGCACGATTGATATCGGTATTGCGGGTGGCGCGGATTCATCTTCAGTCTTGCCCATTGGCGTATCCAAGCACCTTGCGGCGACATTGCTGGCGCTGAGCAAAGCCAAGACAATGAGCAAGCGTTTAAAACTGCTGAGCAAGCTCAGCGTCAAAGATCTGATGCCGGTCCCGCCTGCAGTCGCGGAATATTCAACAGGCTTGAGTATGGGCCAAACGGCCGAGCAGATGGCGAAAAGCCATGGCATTACCCGCCAGGAGCAGGATGCGCTGGCACACCGCTCCCACACTCTAGCCGCCCAGGCCTGGCGAGACGGTTTGATCCAAGATGAAGTGATCACCGCTTTCCCGGAACCTTATCGCCAGTGGATCGATAAAGATAACAATATCCGCGAAGACTCCAGCCTTGAATCGTATGCCAAATTGCGTCCGGCCTTCGACCGCAAGTACGGTTCGGTCACCGCCGCCAACTCCACCCCGCTTACCGATGGGGCCGCCGCACTCTTGCTGATGCGCGAGGGCAGAGCAAAAGAGCTTGGCCTGAAACCTTTGGGTTATATCCGCTCCTACGCATTTTCGGCAATTGGTGTCGAGCAGGATATGTTGATGGGGCCATCCTACGCCACCCCGATGGCACTGGACCGCGCGGGCGTCACTTTGCGTGACCTGACCCTGATCGATATGCACGAAGCCTTTGCGGCCCAGGCGCTGGCCAACGTGAAAATGTTCGGCTCGACGCAGTTTGCCAAAGAAAAGCTGGGCCGAAGTGAAGCCATTGGCGAAATTGATATGGAGAAATTCAATGTCCTCGGAGGCTCGATTGCCTACGGTCACCCGTTTGCCGCAACGGGCGCGCGGATGATCACCCAGACCTTGAGGGAGCTACAGCGCCGTGGTGGTGGTTTAGCTTTGAATACTGCCTGTGCTGCTGGTGGCCTTGGTGCCGCAATGATATTGGAGGCCGAATAA
- a CDS encoding multifunctional fatty acid oxidation complex subunit alpha (COG1024,COG1250): MTEQQSAFTLSYADNGVAWLKIDVPNEKMNTLQAQFGEQVSSVLEELKGKRDIKGMVVYSGKPDNFVAGADIRMLAACTSAEEAAALAAQGQQLFAELENLPFHTVAAIHGPCLGGGLELALACHSRVCSDDDKTRLGLPEVQLGLLPGSGGTQRLPRLIGVAGALDMILTGKQLRAKKAKKVGVVDEAVPLSILLEVAEKQALKPKPKRHLSLQDRAMGGNALGRSLVFDQATKKTHDKTRGNYPAADAILDVIKYGLQNGMAKGLAREAKLFGDLVMTSESAALRSIFFATTAMKKETGSDAQPRSIGHVGVLGGGLMGGGISHVTATKAGYPVRIKDISNDGILNAMAYNYKLLDKKRKRRIISKAELQKQMQSIAGGIDYTAFDRMDVVIEAVFEDLGLKHQMVKEIEANTKPETIFATNTSSLPIHQIAEAAERPENVVGLHYFSPVEKMPLVEVIPHQGTSDETVATVVALAKKQGKTPIVVGDKAGFYVNRILAPYMNEAAQVLLAGEPIEHLDNALLDFGFPVGPITLLDEVGVDIGAKIMPVLVGELGERFQGPDVFDKLLNDGRKGRKTGKGFYLYNSKKKAVDKSVYKLLGLDPEKKADAEAIAIRCTLMMLNEAARCLDEGVVRSARDGDIGAIFGIGFPPFLGGPFRYMDQLGIQRVVELLTEHADKYGERFKPCQALIDMAEAGQSYYPAQD, from the coding sequence ATGACTGAACAACAATCTGCATTCACATTGTCTTATGCCGATAACGGCGTTGCTTGGCTCAAAATCGATGTGCCCAACGAGAAAATGAACACCTTGCAAGCGCAGTTCGGCGAGCAGGTCAGCTCGGTGCTCGAAGAGCTCAAAGGCAAACGTGATATCAAGGGGATGGTGGTTTATTCGGGTAAGCCAGATAACTTTGTCGCCGGGGCGGATATCCGCATGCTGGCGGCCTGCACCTCTGCCGAAGAGGCTGCCGCGCTAGCAGCACAAGGCCAGCAGCTCTTTGCCGAGCTGGAAAACCTGCCATTCCATACTGTCGCCGCAATACATGGCCCGTGCTTGGGCGGTGGGCTTGAATTGGCCTTGGCGTGCCACAGCCGTGTTTGCTCCGATGATGACAAGACCCGCCTTGGCTTGCCTGAAGTGCAGCTGGGCCTACTGCCGGGCTCGGGCGGCACCCAGCGTTTACCGCGCTTGATTGGGGTAGCCGGCGCGCTGGATATGATCCTGACCGGTAAGCAGCTCCGTGCCAAAAAAGCCAAGAAAGTTGGGGTGGTAGATGAAGCGGTTCCGCTGAGTATCCTGCTTGAGGTTGCGGAAAAGCAGGCACTGAAACCCAAGCCGAAGCGCCATTTATCGCTACAAGATCGTGCTATGGGGGGCAATGCACTGGGGCGCTCATTGGTGTTTGATCAGGCGACCAAGAAAACCCATGACAAAACCCGGGGTAATTACCCTGCTGCCGATGCCATCCTGGATGTCATAAAGTATGGTCTGCAAAACGGGATGGCCAAAGGCTTGGCCCGTGAGGCAAAACTGTTCGGCGATTTGGTAATGACATCGGAATCGGCGGCTTTGCGCAGTATTTTCTTCGCCACCACAGCAATGAAAAAAGAAACGGGGTCGGATGCGCAGCCGCGCTCGATCGGCCATGTTGGCGTTCTGGGCGGCGGTCTGATGGGCGGCGGGATCAGCCATGTGACGGCCACCAAAGCGGGTTACCCGGTGCGGATCAAAGACATTAGCAACGACGGTATTCTCAATGCGATGGCCTACAACTACAAATTGCTGGATAAGAAACGTAAGCGCCGGATCATCAGCAAGGCAGAGTTGCAAAAGCAGATGCAAAGCATTGCTGGAGGCATTGATTATACTGCCTTTGATCGCATGGACGTGGTCATTGAGGCAGTGTTTGAGGATCTTGGCCTCAAGCACCAGATGGTCAAGGAGATTGAGGCCAACACCAAGCCGGAAACCATCTTTGCTACCAATACCTCGTCGCTGCCAATCCACCAGATCGCTGAGGCGGCAGAGCGTCCTGAAAATGTGGTGGGACTGCACTACTTCAGCCCGGTAGAAAAAATGCCGCTGGTTGAGGTGATCCCGCACCAAGGAACCTCTGACGAAACCGTCGCTACGGTTGTGGCGCTGGCGAAAAAACAGGGTAAAACCCCGATTGTGGTCGGTGATAAAGCCGGCTTCTATGTGAACCGTATCTTGGCACCATACATGAACGAAGCGGCGCAGGTGCTGTTGGCCGGCGAGCCGATTGAACATCTCGATAATGCGCTACTGGATTTCGGATTCCCGGTTGGGCCGATCACTTTGCTTGATGAAGTGGGGGTCGATATCGGCGCGAAAATCATGCCTGTACTGGTCGGTGAGCTGGGCGAACGGTTCCAGGGCCCAGATGTCTTCGACAAGCTGCTTAACGACGGCCGCAAAGGGCGCAAGACAGGCAAAGGCTTCTACCTGTATAACAGCAAGAAGAAAGCGGTCGACAAGAGCGTCTACAAACTGCTGGGGCTGGATCCCGAGAAGAAGGCTGACGCCGAGGCTATTGCAATTCGCTGTACGCTGATGATGCTCAATGAAGCCGCGCGCTGCCTGGATGAAGGTGTGGTGCGCTCGGCGCGCGATGGCGATATCGGGGCCATTTTCGGCATTGGCTTCCCGCCATTCCTTGGCGGGCCGTTCCGTTATATGGATCAGCTTGGTATCCAGCGTGTGGTTGAGTTACTGACAGAGCATGCGGACAAGTATGGCGAGCGGTTCAAACCGTGCCAGGCGTTGATTGATATGGCTGAAGCGGGGCAAAGCTATTACCCGGCGCAAGATTAA